The following proteins come from a genomic window of Miscanthus floridulus cultivar M001 chromosome 2, ASM1932011v1, whole genome shotgun sequence:
- the LOC136517756 gene encoding LOW QUALITY PROTEIN: uncharacterized protein (The sequence of the model RefSeq protein was modified relative to this genomic sequence to represent the inferred CDS: deleted 1 base in 1 codon) translates to MASSGDEGRVVVDLRSAAAADEDAHATPLHEIESLCMRCGENGITRLLLTLIPHFREVVLMAFECPHCGERNNEIQFAGQLQPKGCCYSLEVPLGQSEILNRQVVKSDSATIKIPELDFEIPPEAQRGTLSTVEGIIMRAVDELQALQDERKKVDPQKAEAIDQFLLKLRSLGSGEAAFTFILDDPAGNSFIENPHAPSSDPLLSVRFYERTREQQAALGFLAEPPTEQPGEAVLPASVNSDGLQSVPHGSVGAVAGRRAIAQGSPDEVAAALCRYSAPEEVDTLPSTCGACGTECVTRFFATKIPYFWEVIVMATTCDMCGYRNSELKPGGEIPAKGKKITLRVQKARDLTRDVIKSDSASVKVPELELELSCGTLGGMVTTVEGLIVKICEALERIHGFQLGDSTSNGKKKKWKDFKERLSKLLSLQEAWTLIIDDGLAASFVAPSTDSLEDDSQLTMEEYQRSWEQNEELGLNDMDTSSADAAYNTTST, encoded by the exons ATGGCGAGCTCCGGCGATGAAGGGCGCGTGGTGGTGGACCTCCGCTCCGCGGCGGCTGCCGACGAGGATGCCCACGCCACGCCTCTCCACGAGATCGAGTCCCTCTGCATGCGCTGCGGTGAGAAC GGCATCACGAGGCTTCTGCTGACGCTGATCCCGCACTTCCGGGAG GTGGTTCTGATGGCCTTCGAGTGCCCTCATTGTGGTGAGAG GAACAATGAGATTCAGTTTGCTGGACAGCTCCAACCCAAGGGGTGCTGCTATAGCTTGGAGGTTCCGTTGGGGCAGAGTGAG ATACTGAATCGTCAGGTCGTGAAGTCTGATTCAGCGACTATCAAG ATTCCAGAGCTGGACTTTGAGATTCCTCCAGAAGCTCAACGTGGAACGCTTTCTACT GTGGAAGGGATTATTATGCGAGCTGTGGATGAGCTGCAGGCACTTCAAGACGAACGAAAG AAAGTGGATCCTCAGAAGGCTGAAGCCATCGATCAATTTTTACTGAAGTTGAGATCTCTTGGGTCAGGAGAGGCTGCATTCACCTTTATTCTTGATGACCCTGCAGGAAACAGCTTTATTGAGAACCCG CATGCTCCGTCATCAGATCCTTTACTATCTGTGAGATTCTACGAAAGGACTCGTGAACAACAAGCAGCACTTGGTTTTCTTGCTGAACCACCAACAGAACAGCCTGGAGAGGCTGTTTTGCCTGCTTCAGTTAATTCTGATGGGTTGCAAAGCGTGCCCCATGGCTCAGTTGGAGCTGTTGCAGGTCGTCGTGCTATAGCTCAGGGAAGCCCTGACGAAGTTGCTGCAGCATTGTGTAGATACTCAGCACCAGAAGAG GTTGATACTTTACCATCAACATGTGGGGCCTGTGGAACAGAATGTGTCACACGTTTCTTTGCTACAA AAATCCCATATTTCTGGGAGGTGATTGTTATGGCGACAACATGTGACATGTGTGGTTATCGCAATTCAGAG CTGAAGCCTGGGGGTGAAATTCCAGCGAAGGGAAAGAAAATTACACTGCGTGTTCAAAAAGCACGAGACCTTACTCGCGATGTCATAAAG TCAGATTCAGCTAGCGTGAAAGTCCCTGAACTTGAGTTGGAGCTTTCATGTGGAACGTTGGGTGGTATGGTCACAACTGTTGAAGGTTTAATTGTGAAAATATGCGAGG CTCTGGAGAGAATACATGGATTCCAATTGGGCGATAGCACA TCGAATGGAAAAAAGAAGAAATGGAAGGATTTCAAGGAGAGACTATCCAAG CTTTTAAGTTTACAAGAAGCCTGGACTCTAATAATTGATGATGGATTGGCGGCTTCATTTGTGGCCCCATCTACTGATTCGTTAGAAGATGACAGCCAGCTAACCA TGGAGGAGTATCAGAGGAGTTGGGAGCAGAATGAGGAACTTGGCCTGAATGACATGGATACGTCCTCTGCAGACGCGGCTTACAACACGACCAgcacatga